The segment TTGTATAGGTAGACActtaaataaatcacaaaacgGCCAACTCACATGACTGATAAGCGGCGAAATTGTGACGAAGTTGTGTTCCATCCTGTTTCAGATATCAACATGTGGATAAAATCATTCTCCTCATTTGTAGAATCAAATGAGTTGACTCCATTCGCGCTGCACGATACTTCCGTCGTGGTGGACGGCCAAAACTTCTTCTACAAAACCTACGAGCAGTCGGGCTTGGCCACCGCGTGCGGGATAGAGGGCGACCGCTACGCACGCTACCTCAGGCATTACCTCGGCATGTTCCAGAAAGCTAACGTTACATGCTATTTCTTATTTAAAGGAGGCCATGAAAACCTGGAAAAGAGACTCACATATAACAATAATAACTGGCCAGCTCAACCCGTATTCATGAAGGAAATTTATAAAGAAATATTAGAAGAGATGGGTTTCCGATATGTCGTCTGTGAGTACGAAAGCAAAAGGGATGTAGTCGAACTGGCCCAAAATTTAAACTGCCCAGTAATAAGTCGCGATATTGAATTCTGCTTCTCGGGACTTAGGTATGTACCGAGTACAACCCTGAAATTTGATACACGTCAAAACCGCATTGATTGTGGTTATTTCTTGTTGGATGACTTTCTCGCAAAATACCGTTTGACAGAAGATAAACTGGCAATTTTTATAGCACTGCGGAATGAACGATATATTCCAGGCGATATGTTTTTGAACTTTTTTACATACTTGAAAGCGCCTCTCATACCTTATCATTGTAATAAGCACCTGATAAAGTATCTCTCAGTATACAATAGGGAAACAGTTGTCAGAACTATCTTTAAGTTCATATCTGCTGAAGACAAGAAGATTTTTATTGAAGAAGAAGCGAATGCGCGGCAACTGATAAGGCGGCGCGAGAGTGGCGGGTTTGGGGCGGCGTGCGCCGTGCAGCCTCGCGCGGCACGCTTCGCGCGCGCCGACCCGCGCTGGTTCGCTAAAGGTGTCGCCTCCGGATACGTCCATATCAACTACATAAACCTTTATCACTCTCGAGTTTACTACGGAGCTGGACCAATTCCCGGATTTGATAACCCGATACTTATATCACTggatattatttactatgcataTGACTTGTTGACGGACTTTAAAAACGGAGGGTTTacattaatttatgaaatgaatGCGTCAGACGAGGAGAAACAGATGATGGAGGTAGCTAGGACACATAACATATCGAGACCAGCTTACGACGCGGAAGGGTGCGTGTTTGAGAACGGGTGGGAGTCGGTACGAGCGTTAGGGCTCTTGGAGCACTTTGCGCGCTCGACGCTTCAACTGGAAAGTCTGCAGCGCCTGGAGCTGGCGCCGGAGCCGGCGCGGCTGGTGCTGCTGGCGCTGGCGCACTACTCGCGGCGCCGGCCCGCGGCGCCCGCCGCGCTGCCCACCGCCGTGCTGCTTACATACGTCATGCTCGACGTGATCGACGACAAACCAAATAATAATTCTGCGAAGCCCTTTTTCGACAGGAAGCTAATCTTCGACTCCACGTTGGACAGCTTCGACCCCACTCCGGCTGAATGCAGGGTTGCGGCTGCCGTAATGAAGAAATATTACCTCAAAGTTCCAGACGACGACTTCGCACTCCTAGACCAGAAACTGCTACATGCGTTGGCAGAGTTCCAATCGTGCTTGTTGCAGTTGTCTGCGCTAAACGCGTTGTGCGGCGAGGAGCTGCCGCCGCCGATGTTTTCCAGAACCTTCAGCGGCACACTGGCCTATAACCTTCTTTACGCCGCAACTCGAGCCTCAAACCACCAACTCTTCCTAGACAACCTGTTAACCCCTGCTCCTACTGTCCACGCCTTGTATAAAAAACTCTTGGATATTTATAATGATATCATGAATTTTAATTAGCTCTTGCAAGAGACTTTTAATggtgatattttttaatttatttgcatGACCACATAATCATATTTTTAGTACTgattttgacaaatattttttatacttacgtaaactttaattcaagtaataaaaatactttaattaaaacttcatttattataccttattaTTACCATCTTAGTAGTTCAGCAAAATTATACATCAACTTTCAGGAACTTTAGCTTCATCTTCGATTTTTTCAATATCTTCAATACTTATATCTCCCGAAAACTCATCAGTAATGACACTGCCC is part of the Leguminivora glycinivorella isolate SPB_JAAS2020 chromosome 3, LegGlyc_1.1, whole genome shotgun sequence genome and harbors:
- the LOC125224590 gene encoding protein asteroid homolog 1-like, whose amino-acid sequence is MWIKSFSSFVESNELTPFALHDTSVVVDGQNFFYKTYEQSGLATACGIEGDRYARYLRHYLGMFQKANVTCYFLFKGGHENLEKRLTYNNNNWPAQPVFMKEIYKEILEEMGFRYVVCEYESKRDVVELAQNLNCPVISRDIEFCFSGLRYVPSTTLKFDTRQNRIDCGYFLLDDFLAKYRLTEDKLAIFIALRNERYIPGDMFLNFFTYLKAPLIPYHCNKHLIKYLSVYNRETVVRTIFKFISAEDKKIFIEEEANARQLIRRRESGGFGAACAVQPRAARFARADPRWFAKGVASGYVHINYINLYHSRVYYGAGPIPGFDNPILISLDIIYYAYDLLTDFKNGGFTLIYEMNASDEEKQMMEVARTHNISRPAYDAEGCVFENGWESVRALGLLEHFARSTLQLESLQRLELAPEPARLVLLALAHYSRRRPAAPAALPTAVLLTYVMLDVIDDKPNNNSAKPFFDRKLIFDSTLDSFDPTPAECRVAAAVMKKYYLKVPDDDFALLDQKLLHALAEFQSCLLQLSALNALCGEELPPPMFSRTFSGTLAYNLLYAATRASNHQLFLDNLLTPAPTVHALYKKLLDIYNDIMNFN